A window of Kribbella sp. NBC_00382 genomic DNA:
GCGTCGTCTGTACCGAGCACTGTCTCGGAAAGATGCCAGGCGCGGCGGTCGGCATCCTGTACTGCGTTGGCCACCGCTAGGTGCACTGCTCGACGGTGTGCGGGCTCGGCGCTCGCGTAGATGGCCGAGCGGACCAGAGGGTGTCTGAACTCGACTCGTCCGTCCTTGAGGTGGATGAGGCCGGCCTGCTCGCCTTCAGCCAGTACTGCGATGTCTACCTCAAGGTCAGCGCAGGCTTTCGCTACCACTCCCAGGTCGCCGTCTTCCATGGAGGCGACGAGCAGTGCGCGCTGTGCTGCATCGCTGAGCTTGTCAGCCCTTGCAGTAAAGGCTTCTGCGAGCAGTGCTGGTACGGGCACCGGCACACCGGGCGGTACCCGCTGCAGTTGCTCTGGATCCCTGGCCAGCTCCAAGAGCGCCAACGGATTCCCTGCCACGGTCCGATGCAGACTCGCCACCAGATCCACGGGCAACCCACCCACCAACTCGTGCGCCGCCGCCAGCCCCACCCCGCTCAACCGCAGCTCCGGCAGATCCGCCTGAGCCAGCGGATGCGGCTCCCCCGACCGCGCCGCGATCACCAGCCCGATCGGATCCGCCACCAACCGCCGAGCCGCAAACAAGATCGCCTCCGCCGACGGCAGATCCACCCACTGCGCATCATCCACCAACACCACCACCGGCGCCCCCTCGGCGTATCGGCAAACCAGGCTCAACACAGCAGCCCCCACAGCAAATCGCTCCTCTGGACTTGTATGTACCGAGGTCGTCCGCAGGGCAAGAGCAGCCGCCAGCGCATCCCGTTGGGGAGCTGGGATGCGAGGTAGTTCTCCCAGTGCTGGGCGGAGGAGTTGGAGGAGGGTGCCGAAGGGGAGTTCTTGTTCTGCTTCGGTGCCTTGGGCTGTGAGGACGCGCAGACCTGCGGCGAGCATCGCCGTCTCTGTCACGAGAGCTGTCTTGCCGATCCCCGGTTCCCCGGTGATCAGCAGTACCCCGCTGGATCCCACCCGCGCCCCCGCGACCAGCCGTTCGATCGCCCGCCGCTCGGTGTCCCGCCCGATCAGCATGTCTGGCAGTACACACCAGGTGGGCCACCTGATGCGAGGGGGTTACGACGACTTCTAGGTTCGCAGTACAGATCCAGGGAGGGAACTGAGAGATGACCACAGTTGCGATCGACATGGACAAGCTGATGGCCTTCGTGGGCCAGGCAGTGGGCGAGGTGGGCGCGACACTCAACGCTGCGCTCGTGGTGATGGGGGACCGCCTCGGCTACTACCACGCACTAGCGGACGGCGGTCCGACCACACCGGCCGAGCTGGCGGAGAAGACGAGCACCAGCGAGCACTACGCCCGCGAATGGCTCAACGCCCAAGCAGCAGGCGGTTTCGTCGAGTACGACCCGAGCACAAGCAAGTACCTACTGCCACCGGAGCAGGCAGTAGCCCTCACGGACGAGACCAGCCCGGCATTCCTGCCCGGCTTCTTCCAGATCGCTCTCGGCACCGTGCAGCACACCACCGAGACGATCGAGGCCGCCCGCAGCGGCGCAGGGATCGGCTGGCACGAGCACAACTCCGACGTACACCTGGGCTGCGAGCGCTTCTTCCGCCCCGGCTACAACGCCAACCTGATCGCCGGCTGGCTGCCCGCGCTCGACGACGTGGTGCAGAAGCTGCAGACGGGAGCCCGGGTGGCCGACATCGGCTGCGGGCACGGCGCCTCGACCATCCTGATGGCACAGGCGTTCCCGCAGTCCACCTTCTTCGGCTCGGACTACCACCCGGAGTCGATCGAGACGGCTCGCCAGCGCGCGGCCGAGGCGGGGGTCTCGGATCGCGTGACGTTCGAGGTCGCGGCAGCGACGAAGTACAGCGGAAGCGGGTACGACCTGGTGACGACGTTCGACGCGCTGCACGACATGGGCGACCCGGTCGGCGCTGCCAAGCACGTGCGCGAGTCGCTGGCGTCCGACGGCACCTGGATGGTCGTCGAGCCGATGGCAGGCGACCGCGTCGAGGACAACCTCAACCCGGTCGGCCGCGCGTACTACGGCTTCTCCACGCTGCTCTGTACTCCGGCTTCGCTGTCCCAGGACGTCGGCCTGGCCCTCGGAACGCAGGCGGGGCCGGCCCGGATCCACGACGTCACCACCGCGGCCGGCTTCACCCGGTTCCGTACCGCCGCCGAGACCCCGTTCAACCTGGTCTTCGAGGTCCGCCCCTGAGACAGTGCCGAGGTGGGGGAATGTACTGACAGGCAAGGCCTTGGGGGTTAGGCAGATGGAACCGGAGCGTCCCGCTCGACCGGCAGACCACGTGGGGACGGTCGAGCGGGGCGGGGTGACGATCGCGTACCACGTGTGGGACGGACCGACGCCTGAGCAGGGGTGGGACGGGCCGATGCCCGGGCAGGGGGACGACGGGCCCGCCGTCGAGAGGGGGAACGGCGGGCCCACGGTCGTGCTGATGCCGACCTGGTCGATCGTGCCGTCCCGGATGTGGAAGGCACAGGTGCCGTACCTGGCCAGGCACTTCCGGGTGATCACCTTCGACGGCCGCGGCTCCGGCGCTTCCAGCAAGCCGGTAGGAGCCGCGGCGTACGCCGAAGCGGAGTACGTGGCCGACACCCTCGCAGTACTCGATGCTGCCGGGGTTGCGGAGTGTGTGCTGGTCGGCTTCTCCCGTGGTGTTCCGTGGGCCCTGCAGGTGGCCGCGGCTCAACCGGATCGGGTGCGGGGCGTCGTGTGCGTGGGCAGCGCACCCGGTCTCGTCCCGGACCCGAAGGGCTTGTGGGGCAAGCGCCAACCGACTGACGAGGGGTGGGCGAAGTACAACCGCTACTACTGGCAGGAGGGCGGCTACGGGGACTTCATCGGGTTCTTCTTCGGACAGGTCTTCAGTGAGCCGCACTCCACCAAGCAGATCGAGGACGGCATCCGCTGGGGCCTGCAGATCGGCCCCGACCGCCTGGTCGACACAGAAGCCGCCCGCCAAGCCCAGCAGCCGTCTCTTCCGCCGGTGCAGTGCCCGGTACTCATAGTCCACGGCTCCGACGACACAGTACGTCCGCTAGCCGAGGCCCAACGCCTTGCCGAACTGACCGGCGGCACCCTGGTCACCATCGAAGGCGCTGCCCACGCCCCGCACGCCCGAGACCCAGTCTTCTTCAACCGCCTCCTCAAAGACTTCATCACCACCAACCACCCATCCCGCCAGGCGAGCGCAGCCGCACGCCAGCCGGGGCTCGCCGCTGCGGGCCAGCCGGCGCGGCGCACCTGGGTTCGTGCGCTCAACCGCCCTCGCCGAGCCCTTTATCTCTCGTCACCGATCGGACTCGGCCATGCGAAGCGCGATCTCGCCATCGCCCGCGAGCTCCGCCTACTGCGCCCTGAGCTGCAGATCGACTGGCTCGCGCAACATCCGGTGACCAGAGTGCTGCACGATGCCGGCGAAATATTGCACCCAGCATCCTTGCTACTGATCAGCGAAGCCGCGCACGTCGACTTCGAGGCAGACGACCACGACCTGCACGCGTTCCAGGCGATCCGCCGGATGGACGAGATCCTGGTCGCGAACTTCCTCACCTTCGCCGACATCGTCGACGACCAGTACTACGACCTGGTGATCGCCGACGAGGCCTGGGAGGTCGACTACTTCCTGCACGAGAACCCGGAGCTCAAGCACTTCAGCTACGCCTGGCTCACCGACTTCATCGGCTGGCTCCCGATGCCCGAGGGCGGCACCGCCGAAGCCGCCCTGACCGCCGACTACAACGCCGAGATGCTCGAACACCGGGCCCGCTATCCCCGCCTCCGCGACCACTCGCTCTTCGTCGGCGACCCAGAAGACATCGTCACCACCACCTTCGGCTCCGGCCTCCCCTCGATCCGCGACTGGGCCACCACCAACTACACCTTCACCGGCTACATCAACGGCACGGCACCGAGCTCTCCCGCGGCCACAGGAGGCGGGCGCGAGGAGTTGGGGTATCGCAGCAATCAACTGCTGTGCGTGGTCAGCGTCGGTGGATCAGCGGCCGGCCAGGCTCTGCTCCACCGGGTGCTGGACGCAGTACCGCTGGCCCGTCGCCTGGTCTCCGGTCTGGAGTTCGTGTTCGTCACCGGCCCCCGCATCGACCCAGCCGACCTACCGCCAACCGAAGGCGTCACCATCCACGGCTATCTACCGGACCTGAACCAGCACCTGGCAGTGGCCGACCTCGCCATCACCCAAGGCGGTCTATCCACCTGCATGGAGCTGACAGCACTCCGCATCCCCTTCATCTACGTCCCTCTCGAGCACCACTTCGAGCAGAACTTCCACGTCCGTACCCGCCTCGAGCGCCACAACGCCGGCCACCACCTGCCCTACGCGGCAGCCAGCAACCCACAACTCCTCGCCGAGGCGATCGCCAAACAGCTGACCCAGCCAGTCGACTACCTCGAGATCCCCACCGACGGCGCCACCCGCGCCGCCACCCTGCTCAACCAGCTTCTCTGAGCGCCTTGACATTCACTTCACCGTTTGGTGAAGTATCGTTCATGCCCCTGGCCACCACCTTCGCCGCGCTCGCCGACCCGACCCGGTTGGCGATCGTGCAGCGGCTCAGCCAGGGCGAGGCGACGATGAGCGAGCTCACCACCCCGCACGCCATCACTCCACCCGCGATGACCAAGCACGTCGGCGTCCTGGTCGACGCCGGCCTGGTCATCCGCCGCAAGGTGGGTCGCTCCGTCGTCTGCAGGTTGCAACCAGCCGCGCTCACCGAAGTACAGGCTTGGCTCGGGGATCTCACCGCGTACTGGAACAGCAGCATCGATCGGCTGGAAGAACTCCTGGAGAGTGACGATGAGCACTGATGTCCGGATCGAGCGCTTGCTCAAGGCAACGATCGATCGCGTGTACGACGCCTGGACCCAGCCCGGTCTGTTGACCCAGTGGTACTGCCCCAACCCGGCGCTGGATCTGAAGGTCGAGGCGGATGTGCGGGTCGGCGGCGAGTACGTCGTGACGATGGGCCCGTACGTCGTACGCGGCCACTACACCGAGGTCGATCCGCCGAAGCTGCTCGGGTTCACCTGGCAATGGGACCACGAGGGTGAGCCCTCGCAGGTCCGGGTCGAGCTGACCGAGGTCGAAGGCGGCACCCGGATGCTGCTCAACCACACCGCGTTGAGCAGCCCCGAGGACGCCGCCGGTCACCTGGAAGGCTGGGAGCTCCAGCTGACCAGGCTGGCCGACCTGGTCAGCGCTCCACCGAGCGACCACGTAGACGATCCAGTGTGACAACCAGTACCACCGTCACCGCGAGCAGCACCAACGACTCGGCCGCCGCCGTGAAGGTCTGGCCGCGATCGGTCAACGCGAACACACTGACCGGCAAGGTGCGCCAGGACGCCGGGTAGACCATGATCGTCGCGCCGACCTCGCCCATCGAGAGCGCGATCGACAGGCTCGCGGCGGAGACGATTGCCGGACGCAACATCGGCAACCGGATCTGCCAGAGCACCCGGGCACTCGACGCACCGAGTGACGCGGCGACATCGGCGTACGCGTCGTCGGTTCGTTGCAGTGCCGCGGCAACTGTTCCGTAGCTGAAGGCAACCATCAGGACGAGGTGGGCGATCACCACGATCCACTTGGTGCCGTTGAGCAGTACCGGTTGGCGCGAGAAGGCAACGAGCAGGCTGAGGCCGACGACCACGGACGGTACTGCGATCGGCAGGTGATGCAACGCGTCCGCCAACCGGGCCAGCGGTTTCGGCGCACTCCGCGCGGCGAGCGCGGCCCACGTTCCGAGGACGACCGCGAGCAGCCCGCCGAGGAACGCGGTCTGCAGACTGACTGTGAGTGAGGCCAACTCGTCACCGGACAATGCTTCGGACAGGTGGGAGCCGGTCGGGCTGGACGGGAGGACGCCGTTCCAGCTGCCCGCGAAGGCAGCCGCCGCGACCACGACGAACGGCGCGAGGACGAGTACGCCGAAGACCAGGGCGAACGCGATCCAGGTGACGATCTTGCCGGGCTTAGTCCAGAGCAGCACGGCGGCCTCCTTGCCGGTTCAGGACAGCGCGCATGGCGACGTACAGGCCGATCGACAGCAGCACCTGGACGACGGCGATCACGCAGGCGCCCGGGTAGTCGAACATCACGATGCCCTTGGTGTGCACGAGCATCGGCAACGTCGTCGTGTCGCGCGCACCGAGGAACAGCACGATGCCGAACTCGTTGAGCGTCAGCAGCAAGGTCAGCCCACCGCCGGCGGCGAGGGCCGGCTTGACCTCGGGCAGCACGACCTGGCGAAGTACGCGCCAAGGACCACCGCCGAGACTCGCCGCGACGTCGAGCTGGACGCGCGGGATCTGAGCCATTGCCCCGAGCAACGGCCGCATCACGAACGGAGTGTAAAAGGTGATCTCGGCAAGGATCACCGCCCACGGCGTCGTCAGGAATACGCTGTCACCAACCAGCGCCCCCAGCACGCCCGCGGATCCGTAGATGAACGTGAACGACAACGCCACCAGGAACGACGGCAAGGCCAGCATCGCGTCAACCAACCCGGAGATCACCCGCGCCCCCGGAAACGGCACGAAGCTGATCACCACCGCAAGGAACGTCCCGACGACCATGCACCCGACCGTCGAGCAGACCGCGATCTGCACGGTACGGACGAGCGCATCACGAAACTCCACCGAGCCGATCACCTCCCGCCAGGTCGCGAACCCACCGGTGAACGACTCCTGCGCCACCAGCACCAGCGGATAGACAACCAGCCCCGCCAGTACCAACAACGGCGGCAACAACCACACCGTCCGACTCACCCGCTTGCTGGACGCTTGATTGCCCAAGGCAAGAGGTGTCCCCAGCGCCTCGACCGCCATCAGCGCCCCTCCGCCGCAACCAACGTGCACGCCTCAACCGGCAACTCGATCGACACCTTCGCCCCAACCTCAGGCAACCGCCCATCAGCCGGCACATCAACCTGCACCGGCACCCCCGGCAACCCATCGATCGTGCAAGTCAACCGACTAGAAGCCCCCCGCCACTGAGCCGCCACCAACTGCGCCGGCCACCCCTCCGTACCGAGCTTGATCGCATGCGGGCGGATGCACAGCAACTGCGGCGCTTCACTCCCCTGCGTCAACCCTT
This region includes:
- a CDS encoding ArsR/SmtB family transcription factor, with amino-acid sequence MPLATTFAALADPTRLAIVQRLSQGEATMSELTTPHAITPPAMTKHVGVLVDAGLVIRRKVGRSVVCRLQPAALTEVQAWLGDLTAYWNSSIDRLEELLESDDEH
- a CDS encoding ABC transporter permease; protein product: MLLWTKPGKIVTWIAFALVFGVLVLAPFVVVAAAAFAGSWNGVLPSSPTGSHLSEALSGDELASLTVSLQTAFLGGLLAVVLGTWAALAARSAPKPLARLADALHHLPIAVPSVVVGLSLLVAFSRQPVLLNGTKWIVVIAHLVLMVAFSYGTVAAALQRTDDAYADVAASLGASSARVLWQIRLPMLRPAIVSAASLSIALSMGEVGATIMVYPASWRTLPVSVFALTDRGQTFTAAAESLVLLAVTVVLVVTLDRLRGRSVER
- a CDS encoding class I SAM-dependent methyltransferase produces the protein MTTVAIDMDKLMAFVGQAVGEVGATLNAALVVMGDRLGYYHALADGGPTTPAELAEKTSTSEHYAREWLNAQAAGGFVEYDPSTSKYLLPPEQAVALTDETSPAFLPGFFQIALGTVQHTTETIEAARSGAGIGWHEHNSDVHLGCERFFRPGYNANLIAGWLPALDDVVQKLQTGARVADIGCGHGASTILMAQAFPQSTFFGSDYHPESIETARQRAAEAGVSDRVTFEVAAATKYSGSGYDLVTTFDALHDMGDPVGAAKHVRESLASDGTWMVVEPMAGDRVEDNLNPVGRAYYGFSTLLCTPASLSQDVGLALGTQAGPARIHDVTTAAGFTRFRTAAETPFNLVFEVRP
- a CDS encoding 2-aminoethylphosphonate ABC transporter permease subunit, which codes for MAVEALGTPLALGNQASSKRVSRTVWLLPPLLVLAGLVVYPLVLVAQESFTGGFATWREVIGSVEFRDALVRTVQIAVCSTVGCMVVGTFLAVVISFVPFPGARVISGLVDAMLALPSFLVALSFTFIYGSAGVLGALVGDSVFLTTPWAVILAEITFYTPFVMRPLLGAMAQIPRVQLDVAASLGGGPWRVLRQVVLPEVKPALAAGGGLTLLLTLNEFGIVLFLGARDTTTLPMLVHTKGIVMFDYPGACVIAVVQVLLSIGLYVAMRAVLNRQGGRRAALD
- a CDS encoding SRPBCC family protein codes for the protein MSTDVRIERLLKATIDRVYDAWTQPGLLTQWYCPNPALDLKVEADVRVGGEYVVTMGPYVVRGHYTEVDPPKLLGFTWQWDHEGEPSQVRVELTEVEGGTRMLLNHTALSSPEDAAGHLEGWELQLTRLADLVSAPPSDHVDDPV
- a CDS encoding alpha/beta hydrolase, which encodes MEPERPARPADHVGTVERGGVTIAYHVWDGPTPEQGWDGPMPGQGDDGPAVERGNGGPTVVLMPTWSIVPSRMWKAQVPYLARHFRVITFDGRGSGASSKPVGAAAYAEAEYVADTLAVLDAAGVAECVLVGFSRGVPWALQVAAAQPDRVRGVVCVGSAPGLVPDPKGLWGKRQPTDEGWAKYNRYYWQEGGYGDFIGFFFGQVFSEPHSTKQIEDGIRWGLQIGPDRLVDTEAARQAQQPSLPPVQCPVLIVHGSDDTVRPLAEAQRLAELTGGTLVTIEGAAHAPHARDPVFFNRLLKDFITTNHPSRQASAAARQPGLAAAGQPARRTWVRALNRPRRALYLSSPIGLGHAKRDLAIARELRLLRPELQIDWLAQHPVTRVLHDAGEILHPASLLLISEAAHVDFEADDHDLHAFQAIRRMDEILVANFLTFADIVDDQYYDLVIADEAWEVDYFLHENPELKHFSYAWLTDFIGWLPMPEGGTAEAALTADYNAEMLEHRARYPRLRDHSLFVGDPEDIVTTTFGSGLPSIRDWATTNYTFTGYINGTAPSSPAATGGGREELGYRSNQLLCVVSVGGSAAGQALLHRVLDAVPLARRLVSGLEFVFVTGPRIDPADLPPTEGVTIHGYLPDLNQHLAVADLAITQGGLSTCMELTALRIPFIYVPLEHHFEQNFHVRTRLERHNAGHHLPYAAASNPQLLAEAIAKQLTQPVDYLEIPTDGATRAATLLNQLL